From the genome of Desulfonatronum thiosulfatophilum, one region includes:
- a CDS encoding two-component system sensor histidine kinase NtrB: MVMPRPTDLKDLIGIEHSKLGFFQELRQKIEELKDSHKRSEEQRREIAAILDGITDVMMVLSENLRIISVNHVFRKLFDDPRPEGKFCYELFRHQDHPCPECPAFRSLATNSVCRNTAIFKLKGRNRQFEMVASPLKNPEWPEHRVLIFKRDVTLEKEYQAKYYQVEKMATMGMLAAGVAHEVNNPMAAIHGFAEGLQRRLPKIEASVAPELAQDFREYTDIILKECRRCQQIIQTLLTFSRPFSAAFSPLVLNQVVTDTLRLVDHHLRKRDGLKIHLKLADELPLVYGDESQLKQVILNLLVNALDAIQGAGTILIQTFAADAQRICLCVEDSGCGIPPENLDKMFEPFFTTKPVGKGIGIGLASCYNIVQEHGGEITVTSEVGKGSRFSVCLPLNSEEGARE, from the coding sequence ATGGTGATGCCCCGGCCCACGGATTTAAAAGACCTGATCGGCATCGAGCACAGCAAGCTCGGATTCTTCCAGGAACTGCGCCAGAAGATCGAGGAACTGAAGGATTCTCACAAGCGCTCCGAAGAGCAGCGCCGAGAAATCGCCGCCATCCTGGACGGCATCACGGACGTGATGATGGTCCTGTCGGAAAATCTGCGGATCATCTCGGTGAATCATGTTTTCCGGAAATTGTTCGACGATCCCCGTCCCGAGGGCAAGTTCTGCTACGAACTGTTCCGGCATCAGGACCATCCCTGCCCGGAATGTCCGGCTTTTCGTTCCCTGGCCACGAATTCCGTCTGCCGAAACACGGCGATTTTTAAGCTCAAGGGACGCAACCGGCAATTCGAGATGGTCGCCTCGCCGCTCAAGAATCCGGAATGGCCGGAACATCGGGTGCTGATATTCAAACGGGACGTGACCCTGGAAAAGGAATACCAGGCCAAGTATTATCAGGTGGAAAAGATGGCCACCATGGGCATGCTGGCCGCGGGTGTGGCCCATGAGGTGAACAATCCCATGGCCGCCATTCATGGCTTTGCCGAAGGGCTGCAGCGGCGTCTGCCGAAGATCGAGGCCTCCGTGGCGCCGGAGCTGGCCCAGGATTTTCGGGAATATACAGACATCATTCTTAAGGAATGCCGCCGCTGCCAGCAGATTATCCAGACCTTGCTCACCTTCAGCCGGCCCTTTTCCGCCGCGTTTTCTCCTCTGGTCCTGAATCAGGTGGTCACGGACACCTTGCGTCTGGTGGATCATCACCTTCGCAAGCGCGACGGTCTGAAAATTCATCTCAAGCTGGCGGACGAACTGCCTCTGGTCTACGGCGACGAGTCCCAGCTCAAGCAGGTCATTCTCAATCTGCTGGTCAATGCGCTGGATGCCATCCAGGGCGCGGGGACCATTCTGATTCAGACCTTCGCCGCGGATGCGCAAAGGATTTGCCTTTGCGTCGAAGACTCCGGCTGCGGCATTCCACCGGAAAACCTGGACAAGATGTTTGAACCCTTTTTCACCACCAAGCCCGTGGGCAAGGGGATCGGGATTGGATTGGCCTCCTGCTACAACATCGTCCAGGAACATGGCGGCGAAATTACGGTAACCAGCGAAGTGGGCAAGGGCTCCCGCTTTTCGGTCTGTCTTCCCCTCAATTCCGAAGAAGGTGCACGTGAGTGA
- a CDS encoding sigma-54-dependent transcriptional regulator gives MSENYSVLVVDDEESIRKLFEKEFSRPERTIHSAASAAQARQLTRRNLYDVVILDIRLPDADGLDLFTEFKERLQDVEIILITGHGNIDSAVQAMKLGAYDYITKPFNLDKLELVIERAWQRACMQRENRSFRLSSESRKVHRMVGNSESIKQVRYLVGRVAPTEVPVLLTGESGVGKDVAAQAIHSGSRRADKPFIIKNCAALVKELARSELFGHIKGSFTGATESREGLMAFAHKGTLFLDEIGELPLEVQASLLRVLENKTYRRVGDKDERTIDIRFIFATSRNLHVEVEEGRFQEALLHRINVFNIETPPLRERKEDIPMLVEHFLASLSNTPTRYRITDKAMHCLLSYSWPGNVRELRNVLERSMILSDEGIITERALPRELVEHSLAHGDILAGDKGVFSLRTVERDHISRVLNYFEGNRHQASKAMGIGRKTLYRKLKEYELD, from the coding sequence GTGAGTGAGAACTACTCGGTTCTCGTCGTCGACGACGAGGAATCGATCCGCAAACTTTTCGAGAAAGAATTCTCCCGTCCCGAGCGCACGATTCACAGCGCGGCGTCCGCGGCCCAAGCCCGCCAATTGACCCGGCGCAACCTCTATGACGTTGTGATCTTGGACATTCGACTTCCGGATGCGGACGGCCTGGACCTGTTCACGGAATTCAAGGAACGGCTCCAGGACGTGGAAATCATCCTGATCACCGGTCATGGAAACATCGACAGCGCGGTCCAGGCCATGAAGCTGGGCGCGTATGACTACATTACCAAGCCCTTCAATCTGGACAAGCTGGAACTGGTCATCGAACGGGCCTGGCAGCGGGCCTGCATGCAGCGGGAGAACCGCAGCTTCCGGCTTTCAAGCGAAAGTCGAAAAGTGCACCGCATGGTGGGCAACTCCGAGAGCATCAAACAGGTGCGCTATCTCGTTGGAAGGGTGGCGCCCACGGAAGTTCCCGTGCTGCTGACCGGGGAGAGCGGGGTGGGCAAGGATGTGGCGGCCCAGGCCATCCACTCCGGCAGCCGGAGGGCCGACAAGCCGTTCATCATCAAGAACTGCGCCGCACTGGTGAAGGAACTGGCCCGGAGCGAGCTGTTCGGTCATATCAAGGGCTCCTTCACCGGCGCGACGGAGTCACGGGAAGGGCTGATGGCCTTCGCCCACAAGGGCACGCTGTTTCTGGATGAAATCGGCGAACTGCCCCTGGAGGTTCAGGCCTCCCTGTTACGAGTCCTGGAAAACAAGACCTACCGCCGGGTGGGGGATAAGGACGAACGGACTATCGACATCCGCTTCATCTTCGCCACAAGCCGCAATCTGCATGTCGAGGTGGAGGAGGGGCGTTTTCAGGAAGCCCTGCTGCACCGGATCAACGTCTTCAATATCGAGACGCCGCCGCTGCGGGAGCGCAAGGAGGACATCCCCATGCTGGTGGAGCACTTCCTGGCCAGTCTTTCCAATACCCCGACGCGGTACCGGATCACGGACAAGGCCATGCATTGTCTGCTGAGCTATTCCTGGCCCGGCAATGTCCGGGAACTGCGCAACGTCCTGGAACGGAGCATGATTCTGAGCGACGAGGGCATCATTACGGAACGAGCCTTGCCCCGCGAACTCGTGGAGCACTCTCTGGCCCATGGGGATATTCTCGCCGGAGACAAAGGGGTGTTTTCCCTGCGCACCGTGGAACGCGATCATATTTCTCGGGTTTTGAACTATTTCGAGGGCAACAGGCATCAGGCTTCCAAGGCCATGGGCATCGGACGCAAGACCTTGTATCGGAAATTAAAAGAATATGAGCTGGACTGA
- a CDS encoding iron-containing alcohol dehydrogenase — protein sequence MAVREQVYGFFIPSVTLIGIGAHKEIPNKIKALGGKKPLLVTDKGITGIGMTDQIVKLLKSEKMDCVVYDETIPNPTDNNVHDGVEVYKKNKCDSLITLGGGSSHDCGKGIGLVIANGGKIHDFEGVDKSTKPMPPYVAVNTTAGTASEMTRFCIITDTSRKVKMAIVDWRVTPGVAVDDPLLMMGMPPALTAATGMDALTHAVEAYVSTIATPMTDACAEKAIELIFQHLRPAVANGQDINAREGMCYAQYLAGMAFNNASLGHVHAMAHQLGGFYDLPHGECNAILLPHVEKFNLIAKVERFAKMAQLMGENIEGLSPRAAAEKALDAIKELSADVGIPSGLIELGKRYGKDVKKEDIAVMTGNAQKDACGFTNPRCPKDADVTAIYEAAL from the coding sequence ATGGCCGTACGTGAGCAAGTTTATGGTTTTTTTATTCCCAGCGTTACCCTGATCGGTATTGGTGCCCACAAGGAAATTCCTAACAAGATTAAAGCATTGGGCGGAAAAAAGCCCCTGCTGGTCACTGACAAGGGCATCACCGGCATCGGCATGACCGACCAGATCGTCAAGCTCCTGAAGTCGGAAAAGATGGATTGCGTCGTTTATGATGAAACCATTCCGAACCCCACGGACAACAATGTTCATGACGGTGTGGAAGTCTACAAGAAAAACAAGTGCGACAGTCTGATCACTCTGGGCGGCGGCAGCTCCCACGACTGCGGCAAGGGCATTGGACTGGTCATTGCCAACGGCGGCAAGATTCATGACTTCGAAGGCGTGGACAAGTCCACCAAGCCCATGCCTCCTTATGTCGCAGTGAACACCACGGCAGGCACCGCCTCCGAAATGACCCGCTTCTGCATCATCACGGACACCTCCCGCAAGGTAAAGATGGCCATTGTGGACTGGCGCGTCACTCCCGGCGTTGCCGTGGATGATCCGTTGCTGATGATGGGCATGCCTCCGGCACTGACCGCGGCCACCGGTATGGACGCCCTGACCCACGCCGTGGAAGCCTATGTTTCCACCATCGCCACCCCGATGACCGATGCTTGCGCCGAGAAGGCCATCGAGTTGATCTTCCAGCATCTGCGGCCTGCCGTGGCCAACGGCCAGGACATCAACGCCCGCGAAGGCATGTGCTACGCCCAGTACCTGGCCGGCATGGCCTTCAACAACGCCAGCCTGGGACACGTTCACGCCATGGCGCACCAGTTGGGCGGCTTCTATGACCTGCCCCACGGCGAGTGCAACGCCATCCTGTTGCCCCACGTGGAAAAGTTCAACCTGATCGCCAAGGTGGAACGTTTTGCCAAGATGGCTCAGCTGATGGGCGAAAACATCGAGGGCCTGAGCCCCCGCGCCGCTGCCGAAAAAGCACTGGACGCCATCAAGGAACTCTCCGCCGATGTCGGCATCCCCAGTGGCCTGATCGAACTCGGCAAGCGTTACGGGAAGGACGTGAAGAAGGAAGACATCGCCGTGATGACAGGCAATGCCCAGAAGGACGCATGCGGATTCACCAACCCCCGCTGCCCCAAGGACGCCGATGTGACCGCCATCTACGAGGCCGCCCTGTAA